The genomic segment ACCCGCGCCCTGAAGGCCATAGCCGGGGACCTTGAGCTGAGAGGCGTAGGTAAAATCCTCTCCAGCGACAACAGTGCTAAGCCAGCTGACATCTTCGTGGGAGTGTTCTCGGCGCACTTCGGCAAGGATGTTACCGCGCTCGTCTTTTACTACCACCTCGTCAATAAACTGGTAGGTCAACAGGCCGTTGACCACTTCAAGGGCGAGATCGTTATCCAAAGTATGCACGGCGCGAGCGGCTGGAGGGGTGGCAACTTCGACCACATGATCGATAAGTTGCTCCAACTCGCGAGATTGAGCTTTGTAATCGATATACACCTGCAGTGAGCTAATCACAAAGCTCACCACAAAAGCCAAAATAATGCCGATCTTAGCCAGTTGAAATGATATGCCTTCGAAAAATGAAGGCGAATTATCTTTCATTATTGTGCTCAATCCTCAGATGGCGCCGTCGATTTCCAAGCTTGGGTCACTGCGCGGGCAACAACAGGGTGCACAATCCTCCCCTGCTCAATATTTATACCTGCCCGCAGCTGGGGATGCGACAATCCCGTTTGCGCCAAAATCTTTACCAGCGGAAGTGTCGCATGGCACAGCGCTATTGTCGACGTTCGCGCCACGGCACTAGGAATATTAGCGACGCAATAATGCAACACGCCGTCCACTTCATAGACTGGCCGAGTGTGTGTGGTCGGCTGAGACGTTGCAAAGCAACCGCCCTGATCAATGGCCACATCCACCAGCACACTGCCCGGGCGCATCCGCGCAACCTGCTTTCGACTGAGCAATTGCGGTGCCCTATCCCCCGGCAAGAGCACAGCACCAATACACATATCACTTTGCGCCGCCAGCTCTGCGACGCGCGCGGGTGCTGCATACTCTAAAGATACTCTGCCGGCAAAAAGCTCATCAAGCTGCCGCAAGCGTGCCAGCGAAGTGTCCAAAACACTGACCCTGGCGCCCAAGCCCAGCGCCACGCGCGCCGCCTGGGTACCCACAATACCTCCACCGATAACGGTCACCTGCGCGGCTGGCACTCCGCCCACTTGACCCAGGAGTATGCCGCGCCCGCCTTGGGGCTTTTCCAGATAATGCGCCCCGGCCTGAGCCGCCAGACGCCCGGCAATCTCAGACATAGGTGTCAGCAGTGGCAGGTGCCCAGCTTCATCGGCGACGGTTTCGTAACCAATGGCGGTGACACCAATATCGCATAGCCTGCGCGCCAAGTCAGGGGAAGCGGCCAAATGGAGAAAGGTAAACAATTTATGGGAGGGTTTGAGCAGTCTGCACTCGTGCGCCTGGGGCTCTTTTACTTTAACAATCAGCTCGGCTGCGGTGAACACTTCACCTGCCTCGGATACCACTTGCGCACCCAACTCAGCGTACTCGGCATCGCTAAAGCCACTGGCCTCACCCGCTGATGCCTGCACAAATATGCTGTGCCCCGCAGCAATCAGTTCAGCCGCCGCAGCCGGCGTCAGGGCAACCCGATACTCTTCGCTTTTAATCTCAAGGGGTACACCAATTCGCACTACAACCTCCTGAAGTTATGGATCATCGGCTCAAGGCAGCCTGAGCGATATACCTTCAGTATAGAGGTGTTATATCTCCATGGCGTTAATAAACGCTGGCCCCGCATAGGGCTTTCCCTGGCCGGAGTCTGCCGTGTCAGGCTGAGTCTGCTGAGGGGACAAGCCTGCAAAGTCAAACAGATTGCGATCGGCCAATTGCGACGGCGCGACATTACAAATGGCGGTAAAAATAGTTTCAACCCGACCCGGATGTGATTTTTCCCAATCGCCCAGCATTTGCTTGATCACCTGGCGCTGTAAATTCTCCTGCGACCCACACAAATTGCAGGGAATAATCGGAAAGTCACGGGCTTCGGCAAAGGCCGCTAAATCTTTTTCTTTACAGTAGGCCAAGGGTCGAATCAGCACATTGCGGCCGTTATCGGCCAACAATTTAGGGGGCATAGCCTTCAATTTACCGCCGTAAAACATGTTCAAAAATAACGTTTCGATAATGTCGTCGCGGTGGTGGCCAAGAGCGATCTTATTGGCCCCAATTTCATCGGCAAAACTGTAAAGCGTGCCACGGCGCAGTCGCGAGCAGAGACCACATGTGGTTTTTCCCTCTGGTACAACTTCTTTGACGATGCTGTAGGTATCTTTTTCCACGATGTGATAATCAATACCAATAGCATCCAGGTATTGAGGAAGCACATGTTCAGGAAAGCCCGGCTGCTTTTGGTCCATATTGACCGCCACCAGCTCAAAATTTACCGGTGCGGTTTTCTGCAGACTGAGTAAAATATCGAGCATGCCATAGGAGTCCTTGCCACCCGACAGGCACACCATTATTTTGTCGCCCTCTTCAATCATATTGAAGTCAGCAATGGCCGAGCCCACCTGCCGTCGCAGGCGCTTTTGCAACTTGTTAAATTCCAGCCGCTCTTTGCGCGTTGCCGCTTCAGATGCCGTGTCGCTCATGCAATGCTTTCCAACCTGTCTTGAATTCGGGGCGCCATTGTACGGATTTTACCCAGAGGATGGAATTGTCTTTGCCGCCGGGCGGCACCAGTTTGCCGGATAAGCGTCCAGCGTTTTACCCGAATTGCGTGCAGCCCAGGCGGTGCGTGGCCGACAGCCCAATGGCACAGCCTTTGCTCTGGCGGTATTAACCCGCTAATTCATCATCTGAGACGCACCTATGTCACTGCTTAGTCGCCTATTCAGTAAAAAGAGCGAACTTCCCAAACCGCAAACGTCCAGCGCGAGCAGTCCCCCACCCTGCTCTTTGCAAGCACTAGCGCAGCTAGAGCTCTGGTACAGTAAGCGCCAGTTTATCGGAGTAAAAATTCCGGGCATCGAAACCAGCTACCAAAGCATGGTGTTGGCGGTGGACAAAGCGCGCGGGCTGATCTGGCTGGATGAGTTGAATCCGAACAACTTGAGCGCAAACGTAGCCGAGAAACTGATAATAGAACAACGCCATGGGGACGAGATCATCAGCATGACCCTGGAACGGCTGGACACGGCCGCGCCGCGCCGGGAGATTGCCTGTTTATTACCGCACGAAATACACTACCGCCCGCGTCGCAGCTGGGAAAGATTCACCCTGCCGGGCGAGCCGCTAAAAGCAAAAGTGCGCAGCGTCGGCAGCGAACCGCAAACAGTGAACATTATCAACTTATCTGGCGGGGGGATGCGCCTGGCGCTGCCAGGCAATCATCTTGGCTCATTACATCGCGAAGCCTTCTTGCCCCTTTGCGAATTTCAATTAGGCAAGCTACATATAAGTACGCAGGCGCACGTAAAATCGGCGCGGGTTGTCACCACCCCATACCGTCACACTCAAGTGAGCGTGGCATTTGCCGATATTCCGCTAAGCACACAAAGAGCGCTGGCAAGCCAATTACAGCGCCTGTCTGATCTATATCGCAGCAGCGAAAGATCAGCAGCCTAACTGCAACACTAAGGGAAAAACCATGCGTAACAATGGGCCGGTCACTCAAAAAGAAGTTCCAGTAAAACCCGGCGAAGAAATCGTCTCTGCCACCGACTTAAACAGTAAAATCGTTTACTGCAACGACACCTTTTGCACAATAAGCGGTTTTGAAGAATCCGAGCTAATCGGCCAGCCACATAATATTCTGCGCCACCCAGATATGCCCAGCGACGCCTTTGCCATGCTCTGGGGGGCCTTAAAGCAGGGCAATGCCTGGATGGGGCTAGTAAAAAACCGCTGTAAAAATGGCGATCATTACTGGGTCGACGCCTATGTCACTCCGGTGGGCGAAGGTGGAAAAACCACAGGTTATGAATCAGTGCGGGTACGCGCTGATTCCACGCTGGTGCAAAGAGCTGAGCAATGCTACAGCCGCTTGCGACAAGGTAAATCTTACTGCTCTGCAGCGGTTAAAATCTGGCAGCGCAGCCAAGTGGCCGTGGCGACTTTTGTGGTGGCACTGCTACTGCTCACCGCTATCGGTTTTCTCAGTGGCACCGGCCTATCAATCACGGCGCTCACGGTAAGCGCCGCAGCACTAGCGCTATGCGCCCATTTGGGGGCAGGTTTGCTGCTTAAAGTGCCGCTTAACCGCGCTCGCGAAACCCACAGTGATCCACTCGCCGCTTTTATCTATACCGGCAGAGCCGATGCCATTGGGGAAATCATGCTGGCCAATATCGCCCAACGCGCCAGGCTTCGCACTGCGCTGGGCCGCTTTGAATCCTCTGCCGGAGACGTTGCCAGACATGCCAAGGAAGCCCGTCAGCAAGCCGAGCAAACCTTCTCTCATATCGACGAACAGCGCCAGCAAACGGCCAATGTCGCTCATGCCATGAGCCAGATGAGCCTTGCAGTACAAGAAGTAGCCTCTGGGGCCACGCAAACTTCCAGCGCTACCCGCGAGGCGTTAAAAGAGGTAGAGCGCGGCCGCACTGTAATTGTCAGCGCCGGGGCCGCCATTGGCGACTTATCTAATACTGTGGGCGGATTAAGTGAGGTACTGAACCGTTTAATCGAGCGCAGCCGCAACATCGGCTCTGTGGTGGATGTGATTCGGGGTATTGCCGAGCAAACCAACCTGTTAGCGCTCAATGCGGCGATCGAGGCCGCCCGAGCTGGAGAACAGGGGCGCGGCTTCGCCGTAGTGGCCGATGAGGTACGCACCCTGGCTCAGCGCACCCAACAATCGACTGAAGATATCCAGGGAATGATCGCAGAACTCACCCAGACCACCACTCTCGCCGATGACCAGATGCAGGACTGCCATTCCCATGTGGAGCGCAGCAACACTGAAATGGAGAAAATCACCCAGGCCCTGCAGTCAATTGCCGGAGCCGTGGAGACCATCGATCAGATGTCCCATCAAATTGCCGCGGCGGCGGAACAGCAGTCAGCCAGCGCCAGCGATATTGATCGAAATACCCGCAATATCACTGATATTGCGGAATCGGCGCAATCGCAAATCCAAGAAGCGGATCGCCTTAACCAAGCGGTTGCCACATTAACGCAAAACCAGTTTGAGTTAGTGAAACGGTTCCAATAGTACACTGGACATAAACGACTAAGCCTTTTAGCCTTGGGCGCCTCTGACACGCAAAGGCGCCCGACTGATCGATTGGGCTAAAAGTTATGCATTTATCCAACGAACAAGTACTCGAGCTGGACCGCGAACATGTCTGGCACCCATATTCATCATTTTTAAATCCGACTCCGACCTTCGCCGTAAAGCGCGCCGAAGGCGTGAGGCTGTATTTGCATGACGGCCGCACGCTGATTGACGGCATGTCCTCCTGGTGGAGCGTATTGCATGGCTACAATCATCCGCGCCTTAATCGCGCCCTTAACGAGCAGGCCGAGGCCATGAGCCATGTGATGTTCGGAGGTCTGACCCACGAGCCCGCGGTGCGGCTGTGCGAAAAGCTGGTTAAACACTCCCCTGCCGGCTTAAACAAGGTCTTTTTATCGGACTCCGGCTCGGTGAGCGTCGAGGTGGCTATGAAAATGGCCCTGCAATATTGGCATTCAGCGGGACAACCGCAAAAGCATCGTTTTATTGCACTGAAAAATGCCTATCACGGCGATACCTTCGGCGCGATGAGCGTGTGCGATCCGGTGACCGGAATGCATCATTTATTCGCCGAAAACCTGATGCAGCAGTATTTTGCCGAGCGCCCTCAGGCGCGCTTTGGCGAGACGCTGCAACCTCAGGATATAGCCAGTATTCAGCACTTGCTTGAGAACAAAAAAGATGTGGCCGCGGTGATTGTTGAACCCATTGTTCAAGGGGCGGGCGGCATGTGGATGTACAGTGCCGACTACCTCAAGGCGCTGCGCGAGTTGTGCGATAAACACGATGTGCTGCTCATAGCCGACGAAATCGCCACCGGCTTCGGCCGCACCGGCAAGTTGTTTGCCTGTGAGCACGCTGATATCAGCCCCGACATTCTCTGCCTGGGCAAAACCTTGACCGGCGGCTATATGACCCTAGCGGCGACTCTGTGCAACGATAAGGTCAGTGAGGGTATTTGCCGCGGCGAGGCTGGAGTGTTTATGCACGGCCCAACGTTTATGGGCAACCCGCTGGCCTGTGCAGTGGCCTGCGAGAGCATCGATATGCTGCTGGAAAACGATTGGCAAGCCAATATAAAGCGCCTCGAAACACAGCTGAAGATAGAATTGGATGCCTGCCGCAAGCTCAAAGCAGTGGCAGATGTACGGGTGCTGGGAGGGATAGGCGTGGTAGAGCTACACAAGGCTCAAGCACTGGAGCAACTGCAACCGGCCTTTGTGGAACAGGGAATCTGGGTCAGGCCTTTCGGCAAACTGGTGTACATCATGCCGCCCTACTGCATCAGCGAGGCGGACCTGACCACGCTGACACAGGGTATTTACCGGGTCGTTAGTAAACTCAAATCATAGGCTTTAAACCAACGGCGCGGCGCACCTTTTCTAACAAAGGTGCGCTGTGCTCACGAGCTTTGGCAGCGCCGGCCTGAAGTATCTCTTCGATGTCTGCAGGACGCTCCATCAAGTCGAAATACTTTTCTCTCGCCTCGCCTATTTGACCGTTAATCAGCTCGAAAAGCTCTCGCTTGGCCTCACCCCAGGCAATGCCCTGGGCGAATTTATCGCGCATTTCAGCCACTTGAGTGTCACTGGCGAAAGCCTCCCAAATTTGGAATACCGTTGAGGTATCCGGGTCTTTCGCCTCGCCCGGCTCAAGCAAATTGGTTTTAATTTTATTGATGTGCTTTTTCAGCTGTTTTTCTGTTAAAAACAGAGGAATGGTGTTGTTGTAGCTCTTGCTCATTTTGCGGCCATCAAGGCCATTCAAGGTGGCCACTTTATCATCTACCACCGCCTCGGGCAGCGCAAAGTGTTCACCGTAATGATGATTGAAACGAGCCGCAATATCGCGTGCCATCTCGATATGTTGAATCTGGTCTTTGCCCACAGGAACTTTATTGGCGTTGAACATTAAAATATCCGCCGCCATTAACACCGGGTAATTGTACAAACCCATAGTAATGCCATAGTCTGGATCTTCGCCCGCCTCTTCGTTAGCAGCCACTGCCGCTTTGTAAGCATGGGCGCGATTCATCAGGCCTTTGGCCGCCATGCAAGTGAGAAACCAGCACAACTCAGTAATTTCAGGCACATCTGACTGACGATAAAAAACCGCTTTGTCGGTATTTAAGCCCAGCGCAAGCCAGGTCGCCGCAATTTCCCGACGCGACTGTTCTACACGCTCCGGATCATGGCATTTGATCAATGCATGGTAATCGGCGAGAAAATAAAACGACTCAAAGGACGGGTCTTCACTGGCGGCAATCGCTGGGCGAATGGCCCCCACATAGTTACCCAGGTGCGGCGTCCCTGTGGTGGTGATACCGGTCAGTACTCGTTGCTTGCTCATCAGACTCTCTTCGTTGGTTCAAAAGCGGGGGCCTATAATACAGACCCTTTGCCGGTATGTGTAGCAAGGTCGGTCAGCAGACTGCGATATACCGGAGCAAGCCTTGACCAGCTCAAGTCTGAAACGTCAGGCGCATGCCGCAGGGGGTTGCCATCCGCCGTCTGCTGCAGCTGCACGAGCAACTTATCGGCAAGACTCCGGGCGTCTGTATTTAGATCGCCGGTGACGTTGTAACAGTAATCCAGGTCGAAAAATTCTGGATAGACCTGGCGCCTGGGCAGCACCGGCACACAGCCCGCCGCAACGGCTTCCAATACCGACAGGCCCTGAAAGTCATGGTCCGCCGTTGATAAGACCCATTGGCAGCTCTGTAACAGCGCGCGATATCCTGCCAAGTCCTCCATATAGCCCCACTGGCCCAACGCCCCGGTCTCTTGCAGTAACAACTTTATTTTTGCAAAAGCCGGGGGCGCGGTGCGAAATCTCTGCCCCACCACATGCAAGGTAAAAGGCAGATGACCACCATAATGTTTTTGCAAAAGCTTTAAGGCAGCCAAGAGTAAATCCGGGTTTTTATCGTATTCCCAGCGATGATTCCACACCATTTGCGGTTTTTCGTTTTGCCCCCCGACTTTGTCATGGTAAAGCTCCGTTTCGAGGGGGACGGGAATCACCCGTGATTTTTTCGCAAGCTCTAGCTCCAGTCCCTGGGGAACCAAATCAGGCAATTTTGCCATTAGTTGCTTCACTCCGAATAAAAAGCTGCTGCGGTTAAATTCAGTGTTAAATACTACACGGTCAGCGCAAACCGCCGCATAAAGCGTCACAATTTGCGGCTCGACGCTAGGCGTTTGATTTTCGTTCGGGGGATAAGCGAACTGGTTCTCGTGGAAGTACACTAGTGTAGGCAAACCTGCCAGCGCAGGCACCATGCCGCGCAAACTGGATAAGTCCACCATGGACGTCACTAATAATACATCGTACTGAGCCTCAAGCGAGTCGCGGTAGAGCGTTGCCAGGGAAAGACTGTTGCCGCGAATACGCCAACTAAAATAGCGTGGCGGCAGAGCAATATGGGTAAACGCTATATCCGGCAAGGCGACCTCCAGCCCTTGCCGCCAGCGCTTGTGGCTAGCGGCGTCGTAACCGGATATGACTAGTACCCTCACCGGCCAGCGAAACGACCGGGAGCTTGCGGCCTGGCAAAATACTGCCGCGCGACTTTGTACAAGGCGTGTGCATCCTCGGTACCGGCCAGCTCGCGGGTTGAGTGCATTGCAAAAGTCGGAACACCTACATCCAATGTCTTAACACCAACTTCAGCTGAGGTAATCGGTCCGATCGTACTACCGCATTCCATGTCCGTACGTGAAACGAAGCTCTGCACCCCGACCTCGGCCTCTGAACACAGCATCTTAAAAAGGGCACTGGTTTCACTGGTGGTAGCGTAACGCTGGTTGGCATTAATTTTAATCACCGGCCCACGGTTTAACACCGGGCCATGCTCGGCGTCGTGTTTCTGCGCAAAGTTAGGATGAACACCGTGGGCGTTGTCGGCAGAAATCATCATAGAAGCATCCAGAGCGCGCAGGCGATCGCTGGTATTTGGCACCAACCGCTGAAGAAATTGTTCCAGCATTGGACCTTTCGCGCCGCAGGCCGAGGCGCTGCCGATTTCCTCATGATCCGTACACACCAAGAGGCTACTCTGCTCATCACCTGCGTCTAACAGCGCTTCAAGACCAACATAACAGCTGAGCAAGTTGTCCAGCCTGGCACTGGCGATAAATTCTTTGCGCAGACCAACAACAGCGGGAGCTTGTGTGTCATACAAACACAATTCGAAGTCGAGAATCTCTCGGGCATCAATATCGGGATACTGAGACTGAAGTTGCGCCAGCAATAATGCTGCAAAAGTGAACTGATCGGGATTGTCATCGGCAAGCATCAGTATTGGGCGGATATCGGTTTGCGCATTAATGCTGCGATTGCGGTTGGC from the Gilvimarinus sp. DA14 genome contains:
- a CDS encoding PAS domain-containing methyl-accepting chemotaxis protein — translated: MRNNGPVTQKEVPVKPGEEIVSATDLNSKIVYCNDTFCTISGFEESELIGQPHNILRHPDMPSDAFAMLWGALKQGNAWMGLVKNRCKNGDHYWVDAYVTPVGEGGKTTGYESVRVRADSTLVQRAEQCYSRLRQGKSYCSAAVKIWQRSQVAVATFVVALLLLTAIGFLSGTGLSITALTVSAAALALCAHLGAGLLLKVPLNRARETHSDPLAAFIYTGRADAIGEIMLANIAQRARLRTALGRFESSAGDVARHAKEARQQAEQTFSHIDEQRQQTANVAHAMSQMSLAVQEVASGATQTSSATREALKEVERGRTVIVSAGAAIGDLSNTVGGLSEVLNRLIERSRNIGSVVDVIRGIAEQTNLLALNAAIEAARAGEQGRGFAVVADEVRTLAQRTQQSTEDIQGMIAELTQTTTLADDQMQDCHSHVERSNTEMEKITQALQSIAGAVETIDQMSHQIAAAAEQQSASASDIDRNTRNITDIAESAQSQIQEADRLNQAVATLTQNQFELVKRFQ
- a CDS encoding flagellar brake protein, with product MSLLSRLFSKKSELPKPQTSSASSPPPCSLQALAQLELWYSKRQFIGVKIPGIETSYQSMVLAVDKARGLIWLDELNPNNLSANVAEKLIIEQRHGDEIISMTLERLDTAAPRREIACLLPHEIHYRPRRSWERFTLPGEPLKAKVRSVGSEPQTVNIINLSGGGMRLALPGNHLGSLHREAFLPLCEFQLGKLHISTQAHVKSARVVTTPYRHTQVSVAFADIPLSTQRALASQLQRLSDLYRSSERSAA
- the bioA gene encoding adenosylmethionine--8-amino-7-oxononanoate transaminase yields the protein MHLSNEQVLELDREHVWHPYSSFLNPTPTFAVKRAEGVRLYLHDGRTLIDGMSSWWSVLHGYNHPRLNRALNEQAEAMSHVMFGGLTHEPAVRLCEKLVKHSPAGLNKVFLSDSGSVSVEVAMKMALQYWHSAGQPQKHRFIALKNAYHGDTFGAMSVCDPVTGMHHLFAENLMQQYFAERPQARFGETLQPQDIASIQHLLENKKDVAAVIVEPIVQGAGGMWMYSADYLKALRELCDKHDVLLIADEIATGFGRTGKLFACEHADISPDILCLGKTLTGGYMTLAATLCNDKVSEGICRGEAGVFMHGPTFMGNPLACAVACESIDMLLENDWQANIKRLETQLKIELDACRKLKAVADVRVLGGIGVVELHKAQALEQLQPAFVEQGIWVRPFGKLVYIMPPYCISEADLTTLTQGIYRVVSKLKS
- a CDS encoding DUF3524 domain-containing protein, yielding MRVLVISGYDAASHKRWRQGLEVALPDIAFTHIALPPRYFSWRIRGNSLSLATLYRDSLEAQYDVLLVTSMVDLSSLRGMVPALAGLPTLVYFHENQFAYPPNENQTPSVEPQIVTLYAAVCADRVVFNTEFNRSSFLFGVKQLMAKLPDLVPQGLELELAKKSRVIPVPLETELYHDKVGGQNEKPQMVWNHRWEYDKNPDLLLAALKLLQKHYGGHLPFTLHVVGQRFRTAPPAFAKIKLLLQETGALGQWGYMEDLAGYRALLQSCQWVLSTADHDFQGLSVLEAVAAGCVPVLPRRQVYPEFFDLDYCYNVTGDLNTDARSLADKLLVQLQQTADGNPLRHAPDVSDLSWSRLAPVYRSLLTDLATHTGKGSVL
- a CDS encoding M18 family aminopeptidase — its product is MNEQDTTVFNQGLIDFVSASPTPFHAAASMAKKLRDAGFSELKESEHWSLEPGGRYYVIRNDSSLIAFIHGREPLVDAGIRMFGAHTDSPCLKVKPNARIISSGYYQLGVEVYGGALLATWFDRDLSIAGRVSFRSASDSPESRLVDFKAPIAMVPSLAIHLDREANRNRSINAQTDIRPILMLADDNPDQFTFAALLLAQLQSQYPDIDAREILDFELCLYDTQAPAVVGLRKEFIASARLDNLLSCYVGLEALLDAGDEQSSLLVCTDHEEIGSASACGAKGPMLEQFLQRLVPNTSDRLRALDASMMISADNAHGVHPNFAQKHDAEHGPVLNRGPVIKINANQRYATTSETSALFKMLCSEAEVGVQSFVSRTDMECGSTIGPITSAEVGVKTLDVGVPTFAMHSTRELAGTEDAHALYKVARQYFARPQAPGRFAGR
- the ttcA gene encoding tRNA 2-thiocytidine(32) synthetase TtcA, producing MSDTASEAATRKERLEFNKLQKRLRRQVGSAIADFNMIEEGDKIMVCLSGGKDSYGMLDILLSLQKTAPVNFELVAVNMDQKQPGFPEHVLPQYLDAIGIDYHIVEKDTYSIVKEVVPEGKTTCGLCSRLRRGTLYSFADEIGANKIALGHHRDDIIETLFLNMFYGGKLKAMPPKLLADNGRNVLIRPLAYCKEKDLAAFAEARDFPIIPCNLCGSQENLQRQVIKQMLGDWEKSHPGRVETIFTAICNVAPSQLADRNLFDFAGLSPQQTQPDTADSGQGKPYAGPAFINAMEI
- the ald gene encoding alanine dehydrogenase, with protein sequence MRIGVPLEIKSEEYRVALTPAAAAELIAAGHSIFVQASAGEASGFSDAEYAELGAQVVSEAGEVFTAAELIVKVKEPQAHECRLLKPSHKLFTFLHLAASPDLARRLCDIGVTAIGYETVADEAGHLPLLTPMSEIAGRLAAQAGAHYLEKPQGGRGILLGQVGGVPAAQVTVIGGGIVGTQAARVALGLGARVSVLDTSLARLRQLDELFAGRVSLEYAAPARVAELAAQSDMCIGAVLLPGDRAPQLLSRKQVARMRPGSVLVDVAIDQGGCFATSQPTTHTRPVYEVDGVLHYCVANIPSAVARTSTIALCHATLPLVKILAQTGLSHPQLRAGINIEQGRIVHPVVARAVTQAWKSTAPSED
- a CDS encoding tryptophan--tRNA ligase gives rise to the protein MSKQRVLTGITTTGTPHLGNYVGAIRPAIAASEDPSFESFYFLADYHALIKCHDPERVEQSRREIAATWLALGLNTDKAVFYRQSDVPEITELCWFLTCMAAKGLMNRAHAYKAAVAANEEAGEDPDYGITMGLYNYPVLMAADILMFNANKVPVGKDQIQHIEMARDIAARFNHHYGEHFALPEAVVDDKVATLNGLDGRKMSKSYNNTIPLFLTEKQLKKHINKIKTNLLEPGEAKDPDTSTVFQIWEAFASDTQVAEMRDKFAQGIAWGEAKRELFELINGQIGEAREKYFDLMERPADIEEILQAGAAKAREHSAPLLEKVRRAVGLKPMI